In Pongo abelii isolate AG06213 chromosome 5, NHGRI_mPonAbe1-v2.0_pri, whole genome shotgun sequence, a single genomic region encodes these proteins:
- the H1-1 gene encoding histone H1.1, protein MSETVPTAPAASAAPEKPLAGKKAKKPAKAVVASKKKPAGPSVSELIVQAASSSKERGGVSLAALKKALAVAGYDVEKNNSRIKLGIKSLVSKGTLVQTKGTGASGSFKLNKKAFSVETKPGASKVAAKTKATGASKKLKKATGASKKSVKTPKKAKKPAATRKSSKNPKKPKTLKPKKVAKSPAKAKAVKPKAAKAKVTKPKTAKPKKAAPKKK, encoded by the coding sequence ATGTCCGAAACAGTGCCCACGGCTCCTGCCGCTTCTGCAGCTCCTGAGAAACCTTTAGCTGGCAAGAAGGCAAAGAAACCGGCTAAGGCTGTAGTAGCCTCCAAGAAAAAACCCGCTGGCCCTTCTGTGTCAGAGCTGATCGTGCAGGCTGCTTCCTCCTCTAAGGAGCGTGGTGGTGTGTCGTTGGCAGCTCTTAAAAAGGCGCTGGCGGTCGCAGGCTACGACGTGGAGAAGAACAACAGCCGCATTAAGCTGGGCATTAAGAGCCTGGTAAGCAAGGGAACGTTGGTGCAGACAAAGGGCACCGGAGCCTCGGGTTCCTTCAAGCTCAACAAGAAGGCGTTCTCCGTGGAAACCAAGCCCGGCGCCTCAAAGGTGGCTGCAAAAACTAAGGCAACGGGTGCATCTAAAAAGCTCAAAAAGGCTACGGGGGCTAGCAAAAAGAGCGTCAAGACTCCGAAAAAGGCTAAAAAGCCTGCGGCAACAAGGAAATCCTCCAAGaatccaaaaaaacccaaaactctaAAGCCCAAGAAAGTAGCTAAAAGCCCTGCTAAAGCTAAGGCTGTAAAACCCAAGGCGGCCAAGGCTAAGGTGACGAAGCCAAAGACTGCCAAACCCAAGAAAGCGGCACCCAAGAAAAAGTAA
- the LOC100436122 gene encoding histone H3.1, translated as MARTKQTARKSTGGKAPRKQLATKAARKSAPATGGVKKPHRYRPGTVALREIRRYQKSTELLIRKLPFQRLVREIAQDFKTDLRFQSSAVMALQEACEAYLVGLFEDTNLCAIHAKRVTIMPKDIQLARRIRGERA; from the coding sequence ATGGCTCGTACTAAGCAAACTGCTCGGAAGTCTACTGGTGGCAAGGCGCCACGCAAACAGCTGGCCACTAAGGCAGCCCGCAAGAGCGCTCCGGCCACTGGCGGCGTGAAAAAGCCTCACCGCTACCGGCCCGGCACTGTGGCTCTGCGCGAGATCCGCCGTTATCAGAAGTCCACTGAACTGCTCATTCGTAAACTACCTTTCCAGCGCCTGGTGCGCGAGATTGCGCAGGACTTTAAAACAGACCTGCGTTTCCAGAGCTCCGCTGTGATGGCTCTGCAGGAAGCGTGCGAGGCCTACTTGGTGGGGCTGTTTGAGGACACCAACCTGTGTGCCATCCACGCCAAGCGCGTCACTATCATGCCCAAGGATATCCAGCTCGCCCGCCGCATCCGCGGAGAGCGGGCGTGA